DNA from Branchiostoma lanceolatum isolate klBraLanc5 chromosome 9, klBraLanc5.hap2, whole genome shotgun sequence:
ATGATATGACTTTGTAATAGCCTgatgggtagagtgttcacttTGCATTCGGGAGGTCATGGCTTTGAAAGCTGCTCAGTGTCATCACAACTGACCTGGCAGACTCCTGTAAGTGGCGATATTGTGTTCATCCAACCATAATGATATGACATGGCCTAGTGAGTTTAGTGGCCGTCTtgcatatttggtaggtggtgGGTTCAGACCAGAATCATCAAAACTGACCAGGTAGACTCTATAAGTAATGATATTCTGTtttatcaaaatgaaagtttttacTTCGTATTTGGGAGGTCCCTGGTTCAAATCCCGGATAGGTCATACAAAAGACTTTTAAAAGCTTCTCAGGGTCATCACAACTGACCTGATATTCATCAAACCATTATGGTAATGCTGTTTTCTCTGTTTAGCACTTATCACTTACCTGTATGAAAAAGAGTAttgcagttaaacacacaccactataATGGACAAATGGATATGTGGGGAGGAGTTAACGTTAAGTCAAAGTTTTTCCTGAAAGTTTGAATTTATGTTTCACAGTTATAAAGTTTTGATGGTGTGACTGCCATGTAAATTGTGTTCATACAAGAAGTTAAGCTGTATATAGTACATACCTTCAGCTATATTGAATAAAGGTGAAGAGATATTTCTGTTAACAACAAAGCTTAGATTTTCTAACCGTTGTTTGTGTGGCCTCCATAGTGACTGCCGATGTGCTGAACCAGTTGGCAAGGCAGTTATCCAAAGGAAGATCCAAGGCAGACATGGAAGGGTATGGATGAGTTTTTTCTTCACCCTGATAGACAAATATTTGTTAGTCATTATAAATTTAGTAATGGGGACAGAGCATATGTAAATGTTACTAAAATCAGCCTGTGCGTTGTGTGAattttattcagcaccagggacagaactTGTGTGAATTCAAATGGTAGAGCCAGCATGTGTGCTGtatgaatgttgttcagcaccagggacaggacttgTGTGAATGTGTATGACAGAGATGGCATGTGTGCTGTGTGaatgtagttcagcaccagggacaggacttgTGTGAATGTGTATGACAGAGATGGCATGTGTGCTGTGTGaatgtagttcagcaccagggacaggacatgtgtggatgtgtatgGCAGAGACAGCCTGTGTGCTGGGTAAATGTAGTTCAGTGCCAGGGACAGGacgtgtgtgaatgtgtatggCAGAGATGGCATGTGTGCTGTGTGAATGtagtttagcaccagggacaggatatgtgtgaatgtgtatgaaacagtatgtgtatatttgtcatCACAGTTACAGTGGTTTGAGGCAAAAGTGTTTGATTCTTTGAAACATAAGAAGCCTCCAGGCATTTAAGACACTGTTCTCCTATTCTACATATCTATAGCTATTACATCACTGCCATGCAGAGTTAATGATTATGTTATCTGATTCACACTTCCAGGCTCATATCCCTAGTTGTTCACCTCATCACCAAGACCAGCAGTGGCTGTCAAAAGGTCCTGAAGTTCCTACTGGATACAGCCTGTCCAATGAACCAAAAAGGTACGTAGTAATAACTATTAGTAAGAAGTCTAGAAATATAAAGTGTGCAGAAGAAAGGCTCACACAAGACTGGGAAACTTATACTGCCGGATATAAACATCTTAAGAGACaaattattgtgttgttgaatagggttagggtttggaaTTACTGAGACTTGTATGCATTTGCTTTCAGATGAAGTGCCACTGGACCCTGCAGTACAacagacatgtacagtcatTCTGGTATGTATcggttttgttctgtttttagaAACTTGAATTGAGATTCCTATCTCCCAAAATGCTCAGGCTAGGTGCTGGCACCTTGCTGCTCATATGGTGAAGAAGAAATACATTGAGTACATTATCGTTGTGAAAAAAAGCATTTCATGTTTAAATGTGTTTCATGTGTTGTTATGCATCTAGTTTAAGTTTGTTGTGCTATAAAGTGTGTTATATTCTTGCTGTTTATGATAAACATTTTATCCCAGCTACTTAGCAACCATTGGCTGTATCACGCTTGCGGCCTCTTTCTCCATCTTTTGCTTTAGGTTTCAACTTAACATTAACAAAAGCCTACTGACTGTAACATTTTGGTTGTTGAAATCTGTCTACTTTGCTGTTATCACAGAACACCCTGGTATCAGACCTGCAGAAGTTGGTGTTTGGAAGGGCCCAACAGGGAGACATTACTGAGATCCTTTTCCTCTCAGAGCTGCAGGCACACCGGACACACCTGTGTCAGGAGATGCTATTGGTCAATGGGAACAGGTAagcaactgtcaatcacaataaATCATTTTATAGTTTATGtgataaagatacatgtaagaaaGTTATTTgtgaccatgtacatgtacatgtatgtatggtttGTGTGTAGCGGGGGCATGTGTGCCTGTATGTGTGAGTGTCACTTGTACTGTGCTtgtgtgtacatgcatgtagtgTGTCTATCGTATATGTTCCTGTTACAGTATCATTGTCCTGTATTTGAAAATGATTGTGTATGtacctttttgttttcttgtgtgtatttgtaagaGGTAACTTACTGTGTATGTGTTTGAGTCAGACAGTGGTGGCTGGTACAGATCCTGAGGCTGCTGGGTTGCCACCTTGGTGAGAGCTGTGCTGCAGACATTGTGACCTTCAACCTCCAACATGCCCAGTCTCAACAACAGGTAAAAATGATGTACTCAATATGACTTCTGTCCTGTATACAACAGTAACTTAGGTACACATGTGTATCACTACATTGTAGGATGCTGGAAATTACGCAAACACATCTGAAATTTCTTATTTCAAAGGTTTGCCATTGAATTTTAGGTATAGTTTTAGAAAAACAGTAAGAGGTTCAAGTTCAACCTTATTTGAGAGCCCATAGTCAGTTTTTAGTTTAATGTTTAGGTGTACATGAATCTGGGCATGTCTTATGAAGTGCATGTTTTTCTCAGTGCCTTACACGTATCTAGATCCATTTTCTCAGGCTTTCCAGTTGGTAATATTTTGCCTTTTATAAAAGTTgaattgtattgtacatgtaggacatAGATTCAGTGAAACCATGTCtttacataaaagaacagttacatgtacattaaaacgATATTTCCCTGACTTAACTATCATTGCACCATCTGTTGCAGCTGGGGCTTCTTCTGGAACTGCTGGAAGGGTTCCAGTGCTGCCTGCCTGATGTGACGGGTGCAGCTGTCTGCAGGTGTATGGACTCACTACAGACAGGCACACTCAACAACACGCAGGTGAGCTCTTGGTGTAAAATATATGAATTTCCGGTCTAATCTTCTGCATTGGACCTTCAACTACCTTTGGGCCGTTTCTAATATCAATGGCATGCATCTATAGGATTATGTGTCCCATTGCCTTTGCTTCGATGTAGTTTCTGTTCAAATAACTATTTATTAGAACCTTCAAATTCTTACCATGCACATGTCACCTTTCAGCACTACAAATATGAAATCTGATATTGTGAAACAGGCCAAGTAAAAATGCCGTCAtctttcatgtatttttcaGGCAAGCAGATTGTTGGCAAATATTGTTCACCTGCTGAAAAGTGATGACACGGGCAAAATGCATTTCAGGTAAATATTCCCTTTTTTAACattgacacatttttttttctaaatgtttatGATTTTATAAAGGGGGGAAGTATCACAATGTGCAGTTACCTGTGTTTGATTCCTTGCTAAGGATTTTTGACTTAAATACAAATCTACTAGAGTTCCCATATTCTTAAATATAAAATCTAGTAACTTAATTCCACCAGAGTACATAATTTCGCCACCCTTAAAAGAaatatccaaacagatctcaaatCCAACAttccccagtataatacactcttgtatatctaaactgtgcatacctgggggtgctgcactagaggtatctcaaacccactgttttccaAAGTGCAAGATTAATTTAACCCGGcatattaatgttaatggaggttatattgaCCAGAATGAACTTAATGTTGCTGAGTGTagcaaaatgatcaaattgtTTCTTAACATTGCAGGTGTCAGCTGCAAGAGGCTATCCTATTGCACCTGCAGCCCATGACATCACAGCTGGAGCACAGCTGCCTCCAGGTGGCTGCCAAAGCCATGCAGATCCAGGCCATCGTGGGCTTACCTGCCAAACCCACCACACCTGCCCTCATTCACACCTGCCAGGCAGCTGTCAGGTGCTTCTTCAGGGTGCTGCATGATACAGGTGTGATTATTTTCTCAAGCTTACGAACTTGAGCAAGGGTGTTCTGTGCTGTCATTTGAATTTGTGACTGTTGTTTCCTCACTTTTTCTAGGTTGCATGAAGACCTGGTCTTTGAACGTTTAATTTACAACTTTGTTAAGTTTCACATAGGAGCTACAGTTTCATTGAAGATAAGAGCATAGCTATGAATGCAAGAGTAACTGAAGCAGTTCCAAAATCATTTGCAGTCATacttatgttgatgaaggttagacatcaaggtaataagatatgcaaagtAACCGTTACTCATGCACCTGGATAAGATTTGACTGTTTCCAAACTTTATCTAGCTGCATGAGTAACTGTGACTTTGCAGTCATacttattttctgtagtttaAAGTTGCAGATGTTTTCATCTATTTTCGTATCACTGTTGTCATAAAATGACGATGTTACATTTGTGTCTTTCAGACCTGGATGAGAAGATAACTGTTATCCAGTACTGTAAGGTGTACCTGTCTCATCTGTGTGGTGTGCAGCTGGGACAGACTCTGGTCATACGGCATCTGGTACAGGGGGTACAGGACAAGGTGAGGAAAGACAGGAGAGCACTCATTAAGGCTCTTATCATGACTTGTGCTGACAAgtagatatttttttcatcGCAATACCCATGCACTGATGTAGTCCATAGGTTTTACAAAAATGCACTTTGATAACGATAAAAAGATAAAGATTCTATGACATTGCATTAAGGAAATTGGAAGGTTGCTGCTTCTTTTTCAACCATGACTCTTACTCTAACTGACCATAACTGTTGtgcatgtttctgtatttttAGGAAAACGCAGTGTTATTCGGAGCTAATGTTAAAGGTAAGACAATTTATTCTCTGAGAATGTTACATTGACTTTTCCCATATGACCTTTTCGATATACCAGAGAGATAATTTTTAGAGCAAAATGTAAGGTGTAGCTTTGACAAATGCATTTCCAAACTTaatgtatgatgtacatgtatgtctagacTATTCCAGTGCTGACAGCAGTGAGGGCCAGTCTTCCCTCCTACAGCAGAACATCCAGCTGGGCAGGTCCAGCACACCAACAGTCTTCCACGCAGGAGTCATCGGCAAGGGCCTCAGACCGAAGGCTGATACCAAGCAGTTGCCAACTGTAAGTTTCTCAGCATTTTAAGACGTTCCATCTCTTACTACAGTATTTGAGTAGATCTATCATGCACCTGTTATACGTGCTGGGTAATCTGTAACATTTCGTCATTTCAGATTGTGACATAAAGCAGTGGCCTTGCAGGCATTACCTCTGCCCTGTAAAACAATCACACTTAAAGAGAATAGTAGAGGTGACCTGGggtgcttggctaaatatgcGAGCCacagcaaagccgcattgcactagctaaagcccaggttacacatagccgaacatggctcccgaacgctagccgactcgggttggcggtagttcgggagcagtctgaccagaattaggccacgcctataTTTGGCGCCGAATCTgccccgaacatgcgccgagcatgtcccaaccatctcctaaccaatACACGGTTTACCCCCAGCCAAGCCCCGATTGCTTCCTAACCTACACCCAACCATCCCAACCTctagccgaatctctcctgactcaTTCCCAACCAgttgctaaccctctcacgaattgaaattgacacatgctttcttctctgtttttagtcgtgtgaaggtcggggctGATTCGCCCACATTCTGGTAGTAGTTAGTTtagttgggaatgagttagccGAGATTTATCTACGGCCTAGGGGTGAGTTAttggtaggttggaaactagtttggtgtaagtcagcagtggttataGCGTGGTTAAGATTTAAATTTTACTGCTGCcttactcccgaacaccagccgaacactagccgaacactagccgaccgtgccgaacaccagccaaccgatTCCAGaacctccgtccagagccgaatgttttgaaattttcaaaacattcggctggcgcagccgaacacctgCCAACTCAGCcaaacgccagccgactcagccgaacgccagccgacctagctcccgaatcactcccgaatcactctaaccatggtcgggggagagtcgggaggccatgtccggctatgtgtaacctgggcttaacaaaaaaacatgatactTTGTCTCCATCTGAGGTTGACCAGAAAGGAAGGAAAAACAGCAAATGAATAGGGTTATatgtcctgtccttggtgctgaacatcatcttATTGTTACATCCAATGATTCTCCTCCGCAGGACCAGGTCACAGCCAGCTGCCAGGCAGTGCTTGACGTCCTGTACACCTGTACTCTCCACGAGCACCACCACGCCGCCATCCCCAAACACGAGGAGGACAGGATGGACACCTCCGACAGTCGCGTCGAGAGGAGGAGGATATCTTCATCAGGTTAGGCACAGCcaaatattacatgtaacaaAGTCTGGATGGAAATGAAGCTGATGGATATAGAAATGCTTGATCCATAATATACTCTGGATCTTCAATATTAGGTAAAGATTTAAATGATGCAAGGTTAATCTTTTTTAGTAGGCACACTGCCTAAGTTGATGTTTTTGATTCAGTGGTGGAATTTCTTCTTGAATTCCTTAGGCTCCAGAACGCTTGCATTATTGGTTGTGGAACTGGTCTGCCCTGATGTCATCCAAGCCCCCACAGACTGGCCTGATGAGGAGTTCACCAAGTACACTGTAGAGAGGTACATGTGTGGTCTTGTTTGCAATGTCCCTGTAACTTCAACTTTTAGAATGacattgaataaatctcttacTGTGTGTCCTTCtttatgtgttacatgtactttggtgGATGCAATGTCTGTTGACAAAATTGTACTTCCCAACTCAACCCTTCTTTACAGAGATTTGCACATTACTAGACGGTTTAAGGAGCATCCAATACTTTGGGACATCTTGAAGTTGGTAGCAGAAGGCAAGTAATACTATTCTTTTTACAGTCTCTCCATGTGATTTCAACTAACATTTCCTTTAGGGAATagatttgttttcattgtttgaaatgtacaatgtattctgTACTTTCTTAGTTGTGAACAGTAATTTGAACTGCACACTCTAATCCATTGAGATTCTTTGTTTGTGTATCTCAGGGAGAACAGCACTATGCCACTGTGCCATATTACTGAGTAGTGTGATCTCCACCCTGATTACCCACTGGGAAGGTTCACGTAGCAGTGTGACAGCAGACACTCCATGGCACCTCCAGGCTTCCTGTAAGGCACTGGAGTGTATGGGGGAGGTGAGCAGCTAcagtttgtatatttgtgtatAAAGTTTCTCAATGATGTGGCCTTGCATGGCTCAAATACCCACCTACACAAAGCTTGAGGTTGTAGCAAAAATAAACAGGTTGGAAAGTGTAAAGAATACAGGTTTTACTACTTGATGTCACCCTTCAAGAGTAAATGATGTGGGTATGGATATCTTGGTTTCCTCTCTTATAGCCATATATTGTGACTAGCAAATTTTGTTAAAGTGATGTATTAAGACGAACTAAATCCTATGATTTTAGAAATCAAACGTGAGAAATCACAAGAGTGCTGTTTTCCATTTCACTCGTCGTTTTGATCCCGCAAATATGTAGGCTTTGAATCATAACTTGAAGATCAAACGTTTTGCTTgtattttcatgaatatgttgATCTCTGTTATTGTTATAGTTTACTGCAGACCAATATGTGTAATGACTGAATATTTTTTACCTTGCAGGCCCACCTCCTGCCTGCTCCGCTGGGTTATATTTCAGAACTGTTCCACATCGTGACTCCTTATGAGGTGGCACTCCTTCTCAGGGAGGTCTGGAAGTTTATGGTGGTAAGTTATATTTTCAGTTCAGGGTGTGATGATCATTTTGTAAGGGTGCTGTACTGTAGAAGTTTCCAATCGTGTTTATTGGAGCACATCaccaaaatgtaaacatttaagGTCATGTTCAGCTTATAAGGTTAATATCCTGTATGTGCCTGTAGGTTCATGTAGTTGTGTCTAAAGAGAGGTCGTATGCAATGACGTTACAATGAAACGAAAGAGACTCTACCAAAAGAACTACCACAGTATGTTGTGTATCTCTTGTACTCATCTCATTTGAGTGGATTTACGCTACATATATGCATGCATTACTAGAATATATTCAAACAGCTATTTCAGTAATAGAATACATGATAATCACTGTATGTTTCTACAGGAAAATCCACCTTCACCAGAACTCTACAGTATG
Protein-coding regions in this window:
- the LOC136441557 gene encoding integrator complex subunit 5-like; translation: MAATIGGGGVSAASHTPQELQAEIKTFVQGKHATFGHKLTLEEHARSALSLLRTVPAARSAVLEFLQGIFDEAVNSHILQIESEGSGTVGPNLDPVIQEVCSVLLGFVKVNPQAWAPLISAWSIDLLGQISTKYAGRRGVPHSSSLNELLQLWMTCKATRTLMDIYTQCLAAMTGSSADLCVDALLDTSVQHSPHFDWVVAHIGSSFPNTIITRVLSCGLKDFCSHSSSQVTESHVPKLASVVGILGHLAAHHAQDIREALLQLFHVSLSEGKQEQYTVPFLLELATMSSMLLRVITTELVDSLTADVLNQLARQLSKGRSKADMEGLISLVVHLITKTSSGCQKVLKFLLDTACPMNQKDEVPLDPAVQQTCTVILNTLVSDLQKLVFGRAQQGDITEILFLSELQAHRTHLCQEMLLVNGNRQWWLVQILRLLGCHLGESCAADIVTFNLQHAQSQQQLGLLLELLEGFQCCLPDVTGAAVCRCMDSLQTGTLNNTQASRLLANIVHLLKSDDTGKMHFRCQLQEAILLHLQPMTSQLEHSCLQVAAKAMQIQAIVGLPAKPTTPALIHTCQAAVRCFFRVLHDTDLDEKITVIQYCKVYLSHLCGVQLGQTLVIRHLVQGVQDKENAVLFGANVKDYSSADSSEGQSSLLQQNIQLGRSSTPTVFHAGVIGKGLRPKADTKQLPTDQVTASCQAVLDVLYTCTLHEHHHAAIPKHEEDRMDTSDSRVERRRISSSGSRTLALLVVELVCPDVIQAPTDWPDEEFTKYTVERDLHITRRFKEHPILWDILKLVAEGK